The Gillisia sp. Hel_I_86 genome has a segment encoding these proteins:
- a CDS encoding FkbM family methyltransferase → MGFSELKKFIFKITPIKILKMYQEPIKNQVRELDSFSTLSYSQEGEDLILKRIFEGQKTGFYIDVGAHHPQRFSNTYLFYKMGWRGINIDAMPGSMVKFKELRPGDINVEIAVSDKEEILTFHIFNEPALNTFDTLNADRYQLDTNYKVIAKKELKVFPLVDVLDKYNSEEKQIDFMNIDVEGLDLHVLKSNNWIKYKPLIILIELLEMKSIDEIQKSEIYIFLISKGYVFFAKTVNTCIFKVLN, encoded by the coding sequence ATGGGATTTAGTGAATTGAAAAAATTTATTTTTAAAATAACTCCAATTAAGATCCTAAAAATGTATCAGGAGCCTATAAAAAATCAAGTTAGAGAATTGGACTCTTTTTCAACTCTATCATATTCACAGGAAGGAGAAGATTTAATTTTAAAAAGAATATTTGAAGGCCAAAAAACAGGATTTTATATAGATGTTGGAGCCCATCATCCTCAAAGGTTTTCTAATACCTATTTATTTTATAAGATGGGGTGGAGAGGGATTAATATTGATGCCATGCCTGGTAGTATGGTTAAATTTAAAGAATTAAGGCCTGGAGATATTAATGTTGAAATTGCAGTTTCAGATAAAGAAGAAATATTGACATTTCATATTTTTAATGAACCAGCCCTTAATACTTTTGATACATTAAATGCTGATAGGTATCAATTAGATACTAATTATAAAGTTATTGCGAAAAAAGAATTAAAGGTATTTCCTTTAGTAGATGTATTAGATAAATACAATTCAGAAGAAAAGCAAATTGACTTCATGAATATAGATGTTGAAGGTTTAGATTTACATGTTTTGAAATCCAATAATTGGATAAAATATAAACCTTTAATTATTTTAATAGAATTACTGGAAATGAAATCAATTGATGAAATTCAGAAAAGCGAAATTTATATTTTTTTGATTTCTAAGGGTTATGTGTTTTTTGCAAAAACAGTAAATACTTGCATTTTCAAAGTCTTAAATTAA
- a CDS encoding ABC transporter ATP-binding protein — protein MSIILKAENISKQYRLGKVGTGTLSHDLNRWWHGVRGKEDPYLKIGAVNDRSSKATEDYIWALRDINFEVKTGEVLGIIGKNGAGKTTLLKILSRVTSPTTGYIKTKGRIASLLEVGTGFHGELTGRENIFMNGAVLGMTKTEIKRKLDEIIDFSGCEMYIDTPVKRYSSGMTVRLGFAVAAHLEPEILVVDEVLAVGDAEFQKKAIGKMQDLSHGEGRTVLFVSHNMASVKSLCDRGIVLENGTSVFDGETENAINCYLSDEKQIIQKDLSSIRDRSGTGIVKFRSFQIEHRNGQIIENVLNGDTIKFSFKIDVRNLTNISNIDLGFSIHTLDDELITVLYNSYQNKTIQVTEDGEYTIKCVIPELALNEGAYIVKGRIECDKIESDWPKEPLGKFIVIKGDFYKTGNLGFNGKSKLLIKGEWDLVN, from the coding sequence GTGAGCATAATTTTAAAAGCTGAAAATATCTCCAAACAATACCGGCTTGGTAAGGTTGGTACGGGAACACTCAGCCATGATCTTAATCGTTGGTGGCACGGCGTAAGAGGTAAGGAAGATCCATATCTCAAAATAGGTGCGGTTAATGATAGGAGCTCAAAGGCGACTGAAGATTACATTTGGGCTTTACGGGATATAAATTTTGAAGTAAAGACAGGGGAGGTATTGGGAATAATAGGTAAAAATGGGGCAGGAAAAACCACTTTGCTTAAAATTTTATCCCGCGTAACTTCTCCTACCACAGGTTATATAAAAACCAAGGGAAGGATTGCTTCTTTATTAGAGGTTGGAACGGGATTTCACGGGGAGCTCACCGGGCGGGAGAATATTTTTATGAATGGTGCGGTTCTCGGGATGACTAAAACAGAGATTAAAAGAAAACTAGACGAAATCATAGATTTTTCGGGCTGCGAGATGTATATAGATACCCCGGTAAAAAGATATAGCAGTGGGATGACGGTGCGTCTTGGTTTCGCTGTCGCCGCGCACCTAGAACCCGAGATTTTGGTGGTAGATGAGGTCTTGGCGGTTGGAGATGCCGAGTTCCAAAAAAAAGCGATTGGTAAAATGCAGGACTTATCTCATGGAGAAGGGAGAACAGTGCTGTTTGTAAGCCATAATATGGCTAGTGTAAAAAGTTTGTGTGACCGTGGTATAGTATTAGAAAACGGAACATCTGTATTTGATGGGGAAACTGAAAATGCGATCAATTGTTATCTTTCAGATGAAAAGCAAATAATTCAAAAGGATCTTAGTTCAATTAGAGACCGGAGTGGCACGGGTATAGTAAAATTTCGAAGCTTTCAAATTGAGCATAGAAATGGGCAAATAATTGAAAATGTATTAAATGGAGATACAATTAAATTTTCTTTTAAAATTGATGTGAGGAATCTCACTAATATTTCAAATATTGACTTAGGATTTTCTATTCATACCCTGGATGATGAATTAATAACAGTTCTTTATAATTCTTACCAAAACAAAACTATACAAGTAACTGAAGATGGTGAATATACAATCAAATGTGTTATTCCAGAATTAGCTTTAAATGAAGGAGCATATATTGTAAAAGGACGAATTGAATGTGATAAAATAGAATCAGATTGGCCAAAAGAACCATTAGGTAAATTTATTGTTATAAAAGGTGATTTTTACAAAACAGGAAATCTTGGTTTTAATGGTAAGTCGAAACTTCTAATAAAAGGGGAATGGGATTTAGTGAATTGA
- a CDS encoding class I SAM-dependent methyltransferase, translating into MEEKDLNQEKNKAHYETLYANYPISNILHWINNLDKFLDAATTTETSWFGLYQNNFREKIKGKKVLEMGCGDCTNAAVMAALGAEVYANDIASASGEIIKQVNDNFTFKFPIQFVDGDFLENKLSSHSFDFVIGKAFLHHLTIPVEKLFLKETARLLKPEGEARFFEPAVNSKILDEIRWHVPIGGRPSKFNKTAFARWKEEDPHPDRSFNSKHWEKAGEEFFKEVEIIPVGTLERFSRLFGWGERKNKFKRWALKNERLLPDSINKKFTRSQLIIYKNHCTTKQVF; encoded by the coding sequence ATGGAAGAGAAAGATCTAAATCAGGAAAAAAATAAGGCACACTACGAAACATTGTATGCCAATTATCCTATCAGCAATATCCTTCATTGGATAAATAACCTCGATAAATTTCTCGACGCTGCGACCACTACCGAAACCAGTTGGTTTGGTCTTTATCAAAACAATTTTCGGGAGAAAATAAAAGGGAAGAAAGTATTGGAGATGGGCTGTGGCGATTGTACCAATGCGGCAGTAATGGCTGCTTTGGGTGCCGAGGTGTATGCCAATGACATCGCATCGGCAAGTGGCGAAATTATAAAACAGGTAAACGATAATTTTACTTTTAAATTTCCAATCCAATTTGTAGATGGAGATTTTTTGGAAAACAAACTGTCATCTCATAGCTTTGATTTTGTGATAGGAAAAGCCTTTTTACATCATTTAACGATCCCAGTAGAGAAATTATTTTTGAAGGAGACTGCCAGGCTGTTAAAGCCCGAGGGGGAAGCCCGCTTTTTTGAACCCGCGGTTAATTCAAAGATCTTGGATGAGATCCGTTGGCATGTTCCCATTGGGGGCAGGCCTTCTAAATTCAATAAAACAGCTTTTGCTAGATGGAAAGAAGAAGATCCTCATCCAGATAGAAGTTTTAATTCCAAACATTGGGAAAAAGCGGGGGAAGAATTTTTTAAGGAAGTGGAAATAATTCCTGTGGGAACCTTGGAGAGGTTTAGCCGGTTGTTTGGCTGGGGAGAAAGAAAAAATAAATTCAAGCGCTGGGCCTTGAAAAACGAAAGATTATTGCCGGATTCAATTAACAAAAAGTTTACAAGAAGCCAATTAATAATTTACAAAAATCATTGTACTACTAAGCAAGTTTTCTAA